A stretch of Natator depressus isolate rNatDep1 chromosome 2, rNatDep2.hap1, whole genome shotgun sequence DNA encodes these proteins:
- the SLA gene encoding src-like-adapter isoform X1 — protein sequence MKIKRAMGNTMKTTKASAEINVPPQNGQESDILAVLCDYPSPDISQPIFHTGEKLRVISDEGGWWRVHSLTTGRENYIPGKCVAKVYHGWLFEGLGREKAEELLQLPDTKVGSFMIRESETRKGLYSLSVRHRQVKHYRIFRLPNNWYYISPRQTFQCLEDLVNHYSEVPDGLCCTLTTPCLAQCTNNNAVRNQEPPVVMRNKNFNWKNIHRLQISNEEPENTLAMDDSCLSYGLRESIASYISLAGEDNSSFLSTRKKKSQSLIYTGSKRKSTLHLPTTYYEE from the exons ATGAAAATAAAGAGAGCAATGGGAAATACTATGAAAACAACAAAAGCCTCGGCAGAAATAAATGTGCCACCCCAAAATG GTCAGGAGAGCGATATCCTTGCTGTCCTCTGTGATTATCCCTCCCCGGATATAAGCCAGCCAATATTTCACACAGGAGAAAAACTACGTGTGATATCAGA TGAAGGAGGTTGGTGGAGAGTCCATTCCCTCACTACAGGTCGAGAAAACTACATTCCAGGAAAATGCGTAGCAAAAGTTTACCATGG TTGGTTATTTGAAGGGCTGGGAAGAGAAAAAGCAGAGGAACTTCTACAGCTTCCTGACACCAAGGTTGGCTCCTTCATGATTAGAGAGAGCGAAACCAGGAAAG GATTATATTCATTGTCAGTCCGGCACAGGCAAGTGAAACATTACAGGATCTTCCGCTTGCCGAATAACTGGTATTACATCTCTCCACGGCAAACATTTCAGTGCCTTGAGGACCTTGTGAATCACTATTCAG AGGTACCTGATGGTCTGTGCTGTACCCTTACAACACCCTGTCTTGCTCAGTGCACTAACAACAATGCAGTGAGGAACCAAGAACCGCCTGTTGTGATGAGGAACAAAAACTTCAACTGGAAAAACATTCACAG gctgcaGATAAGTAACGAAGAACCAGAAAACACACTGGCCATGGATGATTCCTGTCTCAGCTATGGCCTCAGGGAAAGTATCGCCTCTTACATCTCCCTAGCAGGGGAGGACAACTCTTCTTTTCTGAgtactagaaagaaaaaaagccagTCTCTCATATACACTGGAAGCAAACGCAAGAGTACCCTCCATTTGCCAACTACATATTATGAAGAATGA
- the SLA gene encoding src-like-adapter isoform X2 yields MSRPPGQWLGMSNSKAGQESDILAVLCDYPSPDISQPIFHTGEKLRVISDEGGWWRVHSLTTGRENYIPGKCVAKVYHGWLFEGLGREKAEELLQLPDTKVGSFMIRESETRKGLYSLSVRHRQVKHYRIFRLPNNWYYISPRQTFQCLEDLVNHYSEVPDGLCCTLTTPCLAQCTNNNAVRNQEPPVVMRNKNFNWKNIHRLQISNEEPENTLAMDDSCLSYGLRESIASYISLAGEDNSSFLSTRKKKSQSLIYTGSKRKSTLHLPTTYYEE; encoded by the exons atgtccaggccacctggccagtggcttggcatgagcaactctaaggctg GTCAGGAGAGCGATATCCTTGCTGTCCTCTGTGATTATCCCTCCCCGGATATAAGCCAGCCAATATTTCACACAGGAGAAAAACTACGTGTGATATCAGA TGAAGGAGGTTGGTGGAGAGTCCATTCCCTCACTACAGGTCGAGAAAACTACATTCCAGGAAAATGCGTAGCAAAAGTTTACCATGG TTGGTTATTTGAAGGGCTGGGAAGAGAAAAAGCAGAGGAACTTCTACAGCTTCCTGACACCAAGGTTGGCTCCTTCATGATTAGAGAGAGCGAAACCAGGAAAG GATTATATTCATTGTCAGTCCGGCACAGGCAAGTGAAACATTACAGGATCTTCCGCTTGCCGAATAACTGGTATTACATCTCTCCACGGCAAACATTTCAGTGCCTTGAGGACCTTGTGAATCACTATTCAG AGGTACCTGATGGTCTGTGCTGTACCCTTACAACACCCTGTCTTGCTCAGTGCACTAACAACAATGCAGTGAGGAACCAAGAACCGCCTGTTGTGATGAGGAACAAAAACTTCAACTGGAAAAACATTCACAG gctgcaGATAAGTAACGAAGAACCAGAAAACACACTGGCCATGGATGATTCCTGTCTCAGCTATGGCCTCAGGGAAAGTATCGCCTCTTACATCTCCCTAGCAGGGGAGGACAACTCTTCTTTTCTGAgtactagaaagaaaaaaagccagTCTCTCATATACACTGGAAGCAAACGCAAGAGTACCCTCCATTTGCCAACTACATATTATGAAGAATGA